One window of Pseudomonas sp. ML2-2023-3 genomic DNA carries:
- a CDS encoding LutB/LldF family L-lactate oxidation iron-sulfur protein gives MNASTLIPTVAVEEDFRERAHEALGDKQLRNNFRSAMDSLMTKRAVAFSDAHEREHLRALGNAIRARALSKLPDLLERLEANLTRNGVQVHWAETVEQANEIVMSIARRRDAKQVIKGKSMVSEEMEMNHVLGAQGIECLESDMGEYIVQLDNEKPSHIIMPAIHKNAGQVADLFHEKLGVEYTKDVDQLIQIGRRVLRQKFFEADIGVSGVNFAVAETGTLLLVENEGNGRMSTTVPPVHIAVTGIEKVVENLRDVVPLVSLLTRSALGQPITTYVNMISGPRKPGELDGPEEVHLVLLDNGRSQAFADSELRQTLNCIRCGACMNHCPVYTRIGGHAYGEVYPGPIGAIITPHMVGLAKVPDHPSASSLCGACGEVCPVKIPIPALLRRLREENVKAPDTSPRIMRGQGSKYSRKERLIWNMWAKLNSSPALYRVFLKAATRLRGLTPSNVGPWTQNHSAPKPAARSLHDMAREHLAKKSGDQ, from the coding sequence ATGAACGCCAGCACCCTGATTCCCACCGTCGCGGTTGAAGAAGACTTCCGCGAGCGCGCTCACGAAGCCCTGGGTGACAAGCAACTGCGAAACAACTTTCGCAGTGCAATGGATTCCCTGATGACAAAACGCGCCGTGGCCTTCAGCGACGCCCACGAGCGCGAACACTTGCGCGCACTGGGCAACGCCATCCGCGCCCGTGCCCTCTCCAAACTGCCCGACCTGCTGGAACGACTGGAAGCCAACCTGACCCGAAACGGGGTGCAGGTGCATTGGGCCGAAACCGTCGAGCAGGCTAACGAAATCGTCATGTCCATCGCTCGCCGCCGCGACGCCAAACAGGTGATCAAAGGCAAGTCGATGGTCAGTGAAGAGATGGAAATGAACCACGTGCTCGGCGCCCAGGGGATTGAATGCCTTGAGTCCGACATGGGTGAGTACATCGTTCAACTGGACAACGAAAAACCGTCCCACATCATCATGCCCGCGATCCACAAAAACGCAGGGCAAGTGGCCGACCTGTTTCACGAAAAGCTTGGCGTGGAATACACCAAAGACGTCGACCAACTGATCCAGATCGGTCGAAGGGTACTGCGGCAAAAATTCTTCGAAGCTGATATCGGCGTGTCGGGGGTCAACTTCGCCGTCGCCGAAACCGGCACCTTGCTGCTGGTGGAAAACGAAGGCAACGGCCGAATGTCGACCACCGTGCCACCCGTGCACATTGCAGTCACCGGTATCGAGAAAGTCGTCGAAAACCTGCGCGACGTTGTACCACTGGTGTCGCTGCTGACCCGTTCTGCACTGGGCCAGCCGATCACCACCTACGTCAACATGATCTCCGGCCCGCGCAAACCCGGCGAGCTGGACGGCCCTGAAGAAGTGCACCTGGTACTGCTCGACAACGGCCGCAGCCAGGCGTTTGCCGACAGTGAACTGCGCCAGACCCTGAACTGCATTCGCTGCGGTGCCTGCATGAACCACTGCCCGGTTTACACCCGCATTGGCGGCCATGCCTACGGTGAGGTCTACCCGGGTCCTATAGGCGCAATCATCACCCCGCATATGGTTGGCCTGGCCAAAGTTCCAGACCACCCGAGCGCATCGTCGCTGTGCGGTGCCTGTGGCGAAGTGTGTCCGGTAAAAATTCCGATCCCGGCATTGCTGCGACGCCTGCGCGAAGAGAACGTCAAAGCGCCCGATACCTCTCCCCGCATCATGCGCGGCCAGGGCAGCAAGTATTCACGCAAGGAACGTCTGATCTGGAACATGTGGGCCAAGCTCAACAGCTCACCCGCCCTGTACCGCGTATTCCTCAAGGCCGCCACCCGCCTGCGCGGGCTTACGCCGAGCAATGTCGGCCCGTGGACGCAAAACCACAGCGCCCCCAAACCCGCTGCCCGTTCGCTGCACGACATGGCCCGCGAACATTTGGCGAAAAAGTCGGGAGACCAGTGA
- a CDS encoding lactate utilization protein, translating into MSAKQNILNKLRKSLTGTTPVPDNFDEVLVTEPWTYTPEQRIPQLRKLMEAVHTEIHLSTEQEWPALLAQLVTDRQLPSLLIAPTTPHGQKVTAHWAQNPALPTLKAYDRPVEEWKAELFNDTPASFSTTLGAIAATGSLIMWPTPEEPRLMSLVPPVHFALLKASEIRDNFYQVQREMNWSAGMPTNALLVSGPSKTADIEQILAYGAHGPKDLIVLILEDA; encoded by the coding sequence ATGAGCGCTAAACAGAATATCCTCAACAAACTGCGCAAAAGTCTGACTGGCACCACACCGGTGCCTGACAACTTCGACGAAGTGCTGGTGACAGAGCCCTGGACCTATACCCCGGAGCAACGCATCCCACAGCTGCGCAAATTGATGGAAGCCGTACACACCGAAATCCACCTCAGCACTGAGCAAGAATGGCCAGCGCTGCTGGCGCAATTGGTCACCGACCGTCAATTGCCCAGTTTGCTGATTGCGCCGACTACACCCCACGGGCAGAAAGTAACCGCGCACTGGGCACAAAACCCTGCGTTGCCAACGCTCAAGGCCTACGATCGCCCGGTGGAAGAGTGGAAGGCCGAACTGTTCAACGACACCCCGGCCAGTTTCAGCACCACCCTGGGGGCGATTGCCGCCACCGGCAGCCTGATCATGTGGCCTACCCCTGAAGAACCCCGGCTGATGAGCCTTGTACCACCGGTGCATTTTGCATTGCTCAAGGCCAGTGAAATCCGTGACAACTTCTATCAGGTGCAGCGCGAGATGAACTGGTCAGCGGGCATGCCGACCAATGCATTGCTGGTGTCCGGTCCGTCGAAAACCGCGGATATCGAACAAATCCTCGCCTACGGCGCCCACGGTCCGAAAGACCTGATCGTGTTGATTCTGGAGGATGCATGA
- a CDS encoding IS3 family transposase (programmed frameshift) has translation MSNPRYPEEFKIQAVNQVTEKKLPVADVAARLGVSTHSLYAWIKRYSKPQAKRQQDDDQHAELRRLRAELKRVTEERDNLKKGRRVLCQGVRLKYAFIKQRAGDYSIRRLCLTLKVHPSGYYAWLSEPQSARAKDDQRLLGLIKHSWLESGGVYGYRKIHDDLREVGEACGRHRVARLMRLEGLRSQTGYRRRPGKYGGKPAVASPNLLKRQFDVVEPNKIWVTDITYIRTYEGWLYLAVVLDLFSRQVIGWSMKAQMTSDLAIDALLMAVWRRKPKQEVMVHSDQGSQYSSSDWRSFLKANNLVASMSRRGNCHDNAVAESFFQLLKRERIKRKIYTTREDARSDVFDYIEMFYNAKRRHGFNNQLSPVEFEKRYAMSLQGV, from the exons ATGAGCAACCCACGTTATCCCGAAGAATTCAAAATCCAAGCGGTCAATCAAGTGACCGAAAAGAAGCTGCCTGTCGCTGATGTGGCGGCGCGTCTTGGCGTGTCGACGCATAGCCTCTATGCCTGGATAAAGCGCTACAGCAAACCTCAGGCAAAACGGCAGCAAGACGACGATCAGCACGCTGAACTGCGTCGTCTGCGAGCGGAACTCAAGCGGGTCACTGAAGAGCGAGACA ATCTTAAAAAAGGCCGCCGCGTACTTTGCCAAGGAGTGCGGCTGAAGTACGCCTTTATCAAGCAGCGCGCGGGCGACTATTCCATTCGACGGCTTTGCCTGACGCTGAAAGTCCATCCCAGTGGTTATTACGCTTGGTTGTCTGAGCCGCAATCTGCACGCGCTAAAGACGACCAGCGATTGCTGGGTTTGATCAAGCACTCGTGGCTGGAGAGCGGCGGAGTTTATGGCTATCGCAAAATCCATGACGACCTGCGCGAGGTCGGTGAAGCTTGTGGTCGGCATCGTGTGGCGAGGCTGATGCGTCTTGAAGGTCTGCGCTCTCAGACAGGGTATCGACGCCGTCCTGGCAAATACGGCGGTAAGCCAGCGGTCGCCTCACCCAATTTACTGAAGCGCCAGTTCGATGTCGTAGAACCTAACAAAATTTGGGTCACCGACATCACCTACATTCGTACGTATGAAGGTTGGTTGTATTTGGCGGTGGTGCTGGATCTGTTTTCTCGTCAGGTCATTGGCTGGTCAATGAAGGCGCAGATGACCAGTGATTTGGCCATTGATGCGTTATTGATGGCGGTTTGGAGGCGAAAACCGAAACAAGAGGTGATGGTTCATTCCGACCAGGGCAGCCAGTACAGCAGCTCCGATTGGCGCAGTTTTTTGAAGGCAAACAATTTGGTTGCCAGCATGAGCCGCCGAGGCAATTGTCATGACAACGCCGTGGCCGAGAGCTTTTTCCAGCTTCTGAAACGGGAACGGATCAAGCGAAAAATCTACACCACGCGGGAAGATGCTCGCAGTGATGTGTTTGATTACATCGAAATGTTCTACAACGCAAAACGCCGCCATGGTTTCAACAATCAGCTGTCACCGGTAGAGTTTGAAAAACGTTACGCAATGAGCTTGCAAGGTGTCTAG
- a CDS encoding NAD(P)/FAD-dependent oxidoreductase: MKQQILIIGAGFGGMWTALSATRLFDIHGHDEVEVTVLAPQAELRIRPRFYEPDAHQLFAPIDELFDAVGVTFIKGAAETIDAQQKTVGYIDAAGTKQVLSYDKLVLATGSRLAIPETQGVAQHAFDVDQIEQAVRLENHLKSLADLPESRGRNTVVVAGGGFTGIETATEMPARLRAILGDHADVEVIIVDRGEKVGASMGAEISQSIAEASDELGVTWRLKSSVVAVDEQGVTLGDGQRIDAKTVVWTTGVRACSLTAQIPGERDSLGRLHVDAHLKVIGQKDIFATGDVAYAATDDLGNHALMTCQHAIVLGRHAGNNVAAQILGVAPIAYSQPKYVTCLDLGGWGAVYTEGWDRQVKLTREEGKSLKTQINTVWIYPPAANRDAAWAAADPLIPIA; this comes from the coding sequence ATGAAACAGCAGATTCTGATTATTGGCGCAGGCTTCGGTGGCATGTGGACCGCTTTGAGTGCAACGCGGTTGTTCGACATTCATGGCCACGACGAGGTTGAAGTGACCGTATTGGCCCCTCAGGCCGAGCTGCGCATACGCCCGCGTTTTTACGAGCCGGACGCGCACCAGCTGTTCGCACCGATTGACGAATTGTTCGATGCAGTAGGTGTAACGTTCATCAAGGGTGCTGCAGAGACCATCGACGCCCAGCAAAAAACGGTCGGTTACATCGATGCCGCCGGTACGAAACAAGTACTCAGCTACGACAAACTTGTTCTGGCCACTGGCAGCCGGCTTGCGATCCCCGAGACCCAAGGCGTGGCGCAACACGCTTTCGATGTGGACCAGATCGAGCAAGCCGTGCGCCTGGAAAATCACCTCAAGTCACTGGCAGACCTTCCAGAAAGCCGTGGCCGCAACACAGTGGTCGTGGCGGGTGGCGGTTTTACCGGCATTGAAACAGCGACCGAAATGCCAGCTCGCCTGCGGGCCATACTGGGTGATCACGCCGACGTTGAAGTGATCATCGTGGACCGTGGTGAAAAAGTCGGGGCGTCAATGGGGGCTGAAATCAGCCAGTCGATTGCCGAGGCCAGCGATGAACTGGGAGTGACATGGCGCTTGAAATCGTCGGTGGTGGCCGTTGATGAACAGGGCGTGACTCTTGGAGATGGCCAGCGAATCGACGCGAAGACCGTGGTCTGGACCACGGGTGTGCGGGCTTGCTCGCTGACAGCGCAGATCCCGGGAGAGCGTGATTCCCTTGGGCGTCTGCATGTGGATGCCCACCTTAAAGTCATTGGCCAGAAAGACATCTTTGCCACCGGTGATGTTGCCTACGCCGCAACCGATGACCTGGGCAATCATGCACTGATGACATGTCAGCACGCCATTGTTTTGGGGCGTCACGCAGGCAACAACGTTGCGGCCCAGATCCTGGGCGTGGCACCGATTGCGTACAGCCAGCCCAAGTACGTCACGTGCCTGGACCTGGGAGGCTGGGGTGCGGTCTACACCGAAGGCTGGGATCGCCAGGTCAAGCTGACCCGGGAGGAAGGCAAATCGTTGAAGACCCAGATCAACACCGTGTGGATCTACCCGCCAGCCGCAAACCGTGACGCGGCGTGGGCGGCGGCGGATCCATTGATTCCGATTGCCTGA
- a CDS encoding FAD-binding and (Fe-S)-binding domain-containing protein: MSLPAAFVRDAERLIPQDRRFNDPLSTLAFGTDASFYRLIPKLVIRVESEDEVVELLNLARRDQVSVTFRAAGTSLSGQAISDSVLIVLGDNWNAREIRDQGMQIRLQPGVIGAQANAWLAPFGRKIGPDPASINACKIGGIVANNASGMCCGTAQNTYHTLAGLRVVLADGTRVDTEDATNIAAFRQSHAPLLEQLGTLARETRANTELAAKIRHKYRLKNTTGLSLNALVDFDDPLDILSHLLVGSEGTLGFISAVTYDTVIDHPSKASALIVFPDVETCCNAVTVLKSQPVSAVELLDRRSLRSVQDKPGMPAFVQQLSANACALLIESRAATQTLLHEQLGQIMASLSTFRVEKQIDFTEDPAENAKLWAIRKDTFPAVGAVRKTGTTVIIEDVTFPVEQLAIGVNRLIELFDKHHYDEAILFGHALEGNLHFVFTQGFNNPEEVARYQAFMDDVAQLVAVEFGGSLKAEHGTGRNMAPFVELEWGSDAYQLMWALKRLLDPQGILNPDVVLSEDPHIHLKHLKPMPAADEIVDKCIECGFCEPVCPSKGLTLSPRQRIVIWRDIQAKKRAGIDTTELEKAYAYQGIDTCAATGLCAQRCPVGINTGELVKKLRARTAHSVKTADWLGNHFATTLQGARFTLHVANGARMMLGAPRLGKISAALTKASKGRVPLWTNAMPQPERAIRFSPPVNDERPRVVYLAACVSRVMGPAAGDSEQMSLLDKTRGLLEKAGYQVVFPDNMDSLCCGQPFASKGYNEQAEHKRQELIGALLHASRGGLDPIYCDTSPCTLRLVQDLGETRLDLYDPVRFIRIHLVDKLSFTPQTAPIAVHVTCSTQHLGEGQALIDIARLCSTHVVIPEGIHCCGFAGDKGFTTPELNAYSLRTLKDAVQQCSEGISTSRTCEIGLSQHGGIDYHGLVYLVDRVTSAQA; the protein is encoded by the coding sequence ATGAGTCTGCCCGCCGCATTTGTGCGTGATGCCGAACGGCTGATACCGCAAGACCGCCGCTTCAACGATCCACTCTCCACCCTGGCTTTCGGCACTGACGCGAGCTTTTATCGGCTGATTCCCAAGCTGGTGATTCGGGTTGAGTCCGAAGACGAAGTCGTCGAACTGCTGAATCTTGCCCGGCGCGATCAAGTGTCAGTGACCTTCCGCGCCGCGGGCACCAGCTTGTCAGGCCAGGCCATCAGCGACTCGGTGCTGATCGTGCTGGGGGATAACTGGAACGCCAGGGAAATTCGCGACCAGGGCATGCAAATCCGCCTGCAACCCGGCGTCATCGGCGCGCAGGCCAACGCCTGGCTGGCCCCGTTCGGACGCAAGATCGGCCCCGACCCGGCCTCGATCAACGCCTGCAAAATTGGCGGCATCGTCGCCAATAACGCCAGCGGCATGTGCTGCGGCACCGCGCAAAACACCTACCACACACTGGCTGGCCTGCGCGTGGTATTGGCCGACGGCACCCGGGTCGACACCGAAGATGCGACCAACATCGCCGCCTTTCGCCAAAGCCACGCCCCCCTGCTCGAACAACTTGGGACTTTAGCTCGCGAGACCCGCGCCAACACTGAACTGGCTGCCAAAATCCGGCATAAATACCGTCTGAAAAACACCACAGGACTGTCGCTTAACGCCCTGGTAGATTTCGATGACCCGCTGGACATCCTCAGCCACCTGCTGGTGGGCAGCGAAGGCACCCTGGGCTTTATCAGCGCAGTGACCTACGACACCGTGATCGACCACCCGAGCAAGGCTTCGGCGCTGATCGTGTTCCCGGACGTTGAAACCTGCTGCAACGCTGTCACCGTGCTCAAGAGCCAGCCCGTCTCCGCCGTAGAACTGCTGGACCGCCGCAGCTTGCGCTCGGTACAGGACAAACCGGGCATGCCCGCTTTCGTACAACAGCTGTCGGCCAATGCCTGCGCCCTACTGATCGAGTCTCGCGCAGCAACTCAGACGTTGCTGCACGAGCAACTGGGGCAAATCATGGCCTCGCTGTCGACCTTCCGGGTCGAGAAACAAATCGACTTCACCGAAGACCCCGCCGAGAACGCCAAGCTGTGGGCCATCCGCAAGGACACCTTCCCGGCAGTCGGTGCGGTGCGTAAAACCGGCACCACGGTCATCATCGAAGACGTGACCTTTCCGGTCGAACAACTGGCGATCGGCGTCAACCGCCTGATCGAACTGTTCGACAAGCACCACTACGACGAAGCGATCCTCTTCGGCCACGCGCTTGAGGGCAACCTGCACTTCGTCTTCACCCAGGGCTTCAATAATCCTGAAGAAGTGGCGCGTTACCAGGCCTTTATGGATGACGTGGCGCAGCTGGTAGCCGTGGAGTTCGGCGGCTCGCTCAAGGCCGAACACGGTACGGGCCGCAACATGGCACCCTTTGTCGAGCTGGAATGGGGCAGCGACGCTTACCAGTTGATGTGGGCACTCAAGCGATTGCTCGACCCGCAGGGCATTCTCAACCCGGACGTGGTGCTCAGCGAAGACCCGCACATCCACCTCAAACACCTCAAGCCGATGCCCGCCGCAGACGAGATTGTGGATAAGTGCATCGAATGCGGTTTCTGCGAGCCGGTGTGTCCGTCCAAAGGACTGACCCTCAGCCCCCGCCAGCGAATTGTCATCTGGCGTGACATCCAGGCTAAAAAGCGCGCAGGCATCGACACCACCGAACTGGAAAAAGCCTACGCCTATCAGGGCATTGATACCTGCGCAGCGACAGGGTTGTGCGCGCAACGTTGCCCGGTTGGCATCAACACCGGCGAACTAGTGAAAAAACTGCGTGCCCGCACAGCCCATAGCGTGAAAACCGCCGACTGGCTGGGCAATCATTTTGCAACCACGTTGCAAGGCGCACGCTTCACCCTGCATGTGGCCAATGGCGCACGCATGATGCTGGGGGCGCCGCGCCTGGGGAAAATTTCGGCAGCACTGACCAAAGCCAGCAAGGGCCGCGTGCCGTTGTGGACCAACGCCATGCCCCAGCCGGAGCGCGCAATCCGCTTTAGCCCGCCAGTCAATGATGAGCGGCCACGGGTCGTGTATCTGGCCGCCTGCGTCTCGCGGGTCATGGGCCCGGCAGCAGGCGACAGCGAACAAATGTCGCTGCTGGACAAAACCCGCGGCCTGCTGGAAAAGGCTGGCTACCAGGTGGTATTCCCCGACAACATGGACAGCCTGTGCTGCGGCCAGCCGTTTGCGTCCAAGGGATACAACGAACAAGCCGAGCACAAGCGTCAAGAACTGATCGGGGCATTGCTGCACGCCAGCCGTGGCGGGCTTGATCCGATCTACTGCGACACCAGCCCGTGCACCTTGCGTCTGGTGCAGGATCTGGGCGAAACCCGCCTGGACCTGTACGACCCCGTTCGATTTATTCGCATCCACCTTGTGGATAAGTTGAGTTTCACCCCGCAAACCGCACCGATAGCCGTGCATGTCACCTGCAGCACCCAGCACCTGGGCGAAGGCCAGGCACTGATCGACATTGCACGCCTGTGCAGCACCCACGTAGTGATCCCGGAAGGCATTCACTGCTGCGGCTTTGCTGGCGACAAAGGCTTCACCACGCCGGAGCTGAACGCTTACTCGCTGCGCACCTTGAAAGACGCAGTGCAGCAGTGCAGCGAAGGGATTTCGACCAGCCGCACCTGTGAAATTGGCCTGAGCCAGCATGGCGGGATTGATTACCACGGCCTGGTTTATCTGGTGGACCGCGTCACCAGCGCCCAGGCCTGA
- a CDS encoding Rrf2 family transcriptional regulator produces the protein MSLYSAGVEYGIHCLLFLVGDGGESREASVRDLAELQGVPQDYLAKIFTKLAKSRLVVATEGVRGGFKLARPADEISILDIVNAIDGQKLIFDCREIRGRCALFEGSPPAWALDGHCSVHAAMMTAQKRMEEALAQQTILDLARKVGRKSPAEFPAQVGKWINDRREKKSAAQPSDDQAIPVTDISD, from the coding sequence ATGTCTCTTTACAGCGCGGGCGTTGAGTACGGCATTCACTGCCTGCTTTTTTTGGTAGGTGATGGCGGCGAAAGCCGTGAGGCGAGCGTGCGTGATCTTGCAGAGTTGCAAGGCGTACCTCAGGACTACCTGGCAAAGATTTTCACCAAGCTGGCCAAGTCCAGACTGGTCGTGGCCACCGAAGGCGTGCGCGGCGGATTCAAGCTGGCCAGGCCTGCTGACGAAATCAGCATTCTCGATATCGTCAACGCTATCGACGGCCAGAAGCTTATTTTCGATTGCCGGGAAATTCGTGGCCGCTGCGCACTCTTCGAAGGCTCGCCGCCTGCCTGGGCGCTGGACGGCCACTGTTCGGTTCACGCGGCGATGATGACGGCACAAAAGCGCATGGAAGAGGCCCTGGCTCAACAAACCATTCTTGATCTTGCCCGAAAGGTCGGCCGAAAATCCCCCGCCGAGTTCCCGGCACAGGTCGGCAAATGGATCAACGATCGTCGAGAGAAGAAAAGCGCCGCGCAGCCTTCTGACGACCAGGCCATCCCGGTAACTGACATCTCGGACTAA
- a CDS encoding integrase domain-containing protein: MCAQTTRLSDRQLKAVKPKDKDYVLTDGDGLQLRVRVNRSMQWNFNYRHPVTKNRINMALGSYPEVSLAQARKKTVEARELLAQGIDPKAQRNELLETKRAETEHTFENVATAWFELKKDSVTPAYAEDIWRSLTLHVFPSMKSTPLSEVSAPMVIKLLRPIEAKGSLETVKRVSQRLNEIMTYGVNSGMIFANPLSGIRAVFKKPKKENMAALPPDELPELMMEIANASIKRTTRCLIEWQLHTMTRPAEAATTRWTDIDFDKRIWTIPPERMKKRRPHTIPLTEHALSLLETLKPHSGHREYVFPSDRNPRTHANSQTANMALKRMGFQDRLVSHGMRSMASTILNEHGWDPELIEVALAHVDKDEVRSAYNRADYIERRRPMMAWWSEHIQKAATGSLSASAINQTRDRKVVPIR; this comes from the coding sequence ATGTGCGCTCAAACCACCCGCCTCTCCGACCGCCAACTCAAGGCGGTCAAACCGAAAGACAAGGATTACGTCCTCACCGATGGCGACGGGCTCCAGCTGCGAGTCAGGGTCAATCGCTCGATGCAGTGGAATTTCAACTACCGGCATCCCGTCACCAAGAATCGAATCAACATGGCACTCGGCTCTTATCCCGAGGTTTCTCTTGCGCAAGCCAGGAAGAAAACCGTTGAGGCCAGAGAGCTGCTTGCGCAGGGCATCGACCCCAAAGCTCAGCGCAATGAGCTGCTGGAAACCAAACGGGCTGAAACGGAACATACCTTCGAGAATGTGGCCACCGCCTGGTTCGAATTGAAAAAGGATTCCGTCACACCCGCGTATGCCGAAGACATCTGGCGTTCACTCACGCTGCATGTATTTCCGAGCATGAAATCAACGCCGTTATCAGAAGTGAGTGCCCCGATGGTCATCAAGCTGCTTCGTCCGATTGAGGCCAAAGGCAGCCTCGAGACGGTTAAGCGAGTGAGCCAGCGCCTTAACGAGATCATGACCTACGGGGTCAACTCCGGAATGATCTTTGCCAATCCTCTCAGCGGCATTCGAGCGGTATTTAAGAAACCCAAGAAAGAAAATATGGCCGCGCTGCCACCTGATGAGCTTCCGGAGCTCATGATGGAAATCGCGAACGCCAGTATCAAGCGGACGACCCGCTGCCTGATCGAATGGCAACTTCATACCATGACCCGCCCCGCCGAGGCGGCCACCACTCGATGGACAGATATCGACTTCGACAAACGCATCTGGACCATCCCTCCGGAGCGAATGAAAAAGCGGCGTCCGCATACAATCCCGTTGACCGAACATGCACTCTCATTATTGGAGACGCTTAAACCCCATAGCGGCCACAGGGAATATGTGTTCCCGTCAGATAGAAACCCGCGCACCCACGCGAATAGCCAAACAGCCAACATGGCGTTGAAGCGGATGGGTTTCCAGGACCGCTTGGTCAGCCACGGCATGCGATCCATGGCCAGCACAATCCTGAACGAGCATGGATGGGATCCGGAACTGATCGAAGTCGCGCTCGCGCATGTCGACAAGGACGAAGTTCGGAGCGCCTACAACCGGGCGGATTACATCGAACGTCGGCGCCCGATGATGGCCTGGTGGAGTGAACATATCCAGAAAGCGGCTACCGGCAGCCTGTCAGCGTCGGCCATCAATCAAACCAGGGACCGCAAGGTGGTGCCGATACGCTGA
- a CDS encoding (Fe-S)-binding protein, with protein MSELFYNAVPNATRVAPPLPTPRQYPAHKPRKVYLFGTCVVDLFFPEAGMDAIHLIEREGIEVDYPQGQSCCGQPAYTSGYTDQAREVARSQLALFAEDYPVVVPSGSCAGMLREHYEDLFKDEPEALKKVHALADRTFELTEFLLFVCKVQFQDHGAPVKVALHTSCSARREMNTHLHGREMLAQLSNVERIDHSHESECCGFGGTFSVRMPDISGAMVADKTRSLIETGAHQVLTADCGCLMNINGSLEKQKQALRGQHLASFLWQRTGGEQ; from the coding sequence ATGAGCGAGCTTTTCTACAATGCCGTGCCGAATGCGACCCGCGTCGCCCCACCCCTGCCAACTCCTCGCCAATACCCTGCGCATAAACCGCGCAAGGTCTATCTGTTCGGCACCTGCGTAGTCGATCTGTTCTTCCCCGAAGCCGGGATGGACGCCATCCATCTGATCGAGCGCGAAGGTATCGAAGTCGATTACCCGCAAGGTCAAAGCTGCTGCGGACAACCGGCCTACACCTCGGGCTACACCGACCAGGCACGGGAGGTGGCACGTTCACAGCTGGCCCTGTTTGCTGAAGATTACCCGGTGGTCGTGCCGTCCGGCTCCTGCGCCGGCATGCTGCGCGAGCACTACGAAGACCTGTTCAAAGACGAGCCCGAAGCCTTGAAAAAGGTTCACGCACTGGCTGATCGCACCTTTGAGCTGACTGAATTTTTGCTGTTTGTGTGCAAGGTCCAATTCCAGGACCACGGCGCCCCGGTCAAGGTCGCGCTGCACACCTCATGCTCCGCACGCCGCGAAATGAACACACACCTGCACGGCCGCGAAATGCTCGCGCAACTGAGCAATGTGGAACGCATCGACCACAGCCACGAAAGTGAATGCTGCGGTTTTGGTGGGACATTCAGCGTACGCATGCCGGATATTTCCGGCGCAATGGTCGCCGACAAGACCCGCTCCCTGATTGAAACCGGCGCGCATCAAGTGCTCACCGCCGACTGCGGCTGCCTGATGAACATCAACGGCTCGCTGGAAAAACAGAAACAAGCCCTGCGCGGCCAGCATCTGGCCAGTTTCCTGTGGCAGCGCACTGGAGGTGAGCAATGA